A stretch of Lathyrus oleraceus cultivar Zhongwan6 chromosome 6, CAAS_Psat_ZW6_1.0, whole genome shotgun sequence DNA encodes these proteins:
- the LOC127095958 gene encoding uncharacterized protein LOC127095958: MGATYSFISLDCAKRLDLKLSYMVGSMVIDTSTNGPVTTSLVCLKFPLTIYGKSFVMDLVYLQLSQLDVILGIKWLEFNRVLIKCVSMTVMFPEMGGDMELMFIYAKKVREFFKEEVQVCAMFVALGIDNKVVMGEVPLVCDSFKVFPYDIIDLPPEH; encoded by the coding sequence ATGGGTGCAACATATTCTTTTATTTCACTTGATTGTGCTAAGAGGTTGGATTTAAAGTTGTCTTATATGGTTGgaagtatggttattgataccTCAACCAATGGTCCAGTAACTACTTCATTGGTTTGTTTGAAGTTTCCTCTAACTATTTATGGTAAGAGTTTTGTGATGGACTTAGTTTATCTACAGTTGAGTCAGCTTGATGTTATCCTTGGAATAAAGTGGTTGGAGTTTAACCGTGTTCTTATCAAGTGTGTTTCCATGACCGTGATGTTTCCAGAGATGGGAGGTGATATGGAGTTGATGTTTATATATGCTAAGAAAGTAAGAGAATTTTTTAAAGAGGAGGTGCAAGTGTGTGCTATGTTTGTTGCTTTGGGAATCGATAATAAAGTTGTGATGGGAGAGGTGCCACTTGTGTGTGATTCTTTCAAAGTGTTTCCATATGATATCATTGATTTACCGCCAGAGCACTAG